From Acropora muricata isolate sample 2 chromosome 14, ASM3666990v1, whole genome shotgun sequence, one genomic window encodes:
- the LOC136898106 gene encoding uncharacterized protein, translating to MTRESLRRVLTSDLHLYPYKIQIKQKLTDADKEKRVTMCEWFCIVLENDENFLENVWFSDEAHFLLSGHVNSKNNIFWGSKVPEEVLQRPLHSVKCTAWVTMSKHGIIGPFWFEDDDGRSQTVNKERYIAVLNKYWASLRRRRGVVRASQWFQQDGATPHTANETIAWLRQRFEERLISRRCNVEWAPHSPDLNPPDFYLWGFLKDNVYQGNPQTIEELKTAITAKIRAIPKEECIKVIQNFARRVQVCLQRNGGHLEHILGKP from the coding sequence ATGACAAGGGAGTCACTGCGGCGTGTTCTTACGTCTGATCTGCACCTATACCCATACAAGATccaaataaagcaaaaattaactGATGCTGACAAGGAAAAGCGAGTAACAATGTGTGAATGGTTCTGTATTGtgcttgaaaatgatgaaaactTTCTTGAGAACGTTTGGTTCTCAGATGAAGCCCATTTTTTGCTTTCCGGGCATGTCAAtagcaaaaacaatattttttgggGTTCGAAGGTTCCAGAAGAAGTGCTTCAGAGACCGCTTCATTCCGTTAAATGTACTGCCTGGGTGACCATGAGCAAGCACGGGATCATCGGGCCTTTTTGGTTCGAAGATGATGACGGCCGATCCCAGACAGTCAACAAGGAGCGCTACATAGCTGTTCTGAACAAGTACTGGGCATCGCTGAGACGCCGGAGAGGGGTTGTGAGAGCTTCACAATGGTTTCAGCAAGACGGGGCCACACCTCATACAGCCAACGAAACTATTGCTTGGTTGAGGCAGAGGTTTGAAGAGAGACTCATAAGCAGAAGATGCAATGTGGAATGGGCCCCGCACTCACCAGATCTTAACCCCCCAGATTTTTATCTGTGGGGCTTCCTCAAAGACAATGTATACCAGGGAAATCCACAAACAATTGAAGAACTGAAAACTGCCATCACAGCAAAAATAAGAGCCATCCCGAAAGAGGAGTGTATAAAAGTGATTCAAAACTTTGCCAGACGAGTACAGGTTTGCTTGCAACGAAATGGTGGACATTTGGAACACATCTTGGGAAAGCCATAA
- the LOC136898107 gene encoding uncharacterized protein, which produces MIIDSGASCNVLDRNLWEYLKAKNEGHALLGWETAIALGLLQLGPQIKSLQLSTDGENRGPSILDKFPGCCEGIGKLKDFQLKIPIDAEVQPVAQPIRRVPYHLRDKLTNKLKELVELDIIEKVSGPSTWVSPVVVVP; this is translated from the exons ATGATTATTGATTCAGGTGCTAGTTGCAATGTTTTAGATCGCAATTTGTGGGAATATTTGAAAGCAA AGAATGAGGGACATGCCCTTTTGGGGTGGGAGACAGCTATTGCTCTAGGGCTGTTGCAGCTGGGACCTCAAATCAAGTCACTGCAGTTATCCACTGATGGGGAAAACAGGGGACCCAGTATTTTAGACAAGTTTCCAGGATGTTGTGAAGGCATTGGAAAACTGAAGGATTTTCAGTTAAAGATTCCTATTGATGCAGAGGTACAACCTGTAGCACAGCCAATAAGACGTGTCCCTTATCATCTCCGGGATAAATTAACCAACAAATTGAAGGAACTTGTTGAACTTGACATTATTGAGAAAGTCAGTGGACCAAGTACATGGGTCTCACCAGTAGTAGTTGTACCATAG
- the LOC136898110 gene encoding uncharacterized protein yields MALVTSDPTKGFIMADSKSALTHFIMNHHELLTLIQSCQAILTFLMSRGLLAARRRCSCGNQMVLRDDKSDDGYHWECPVNKCRKRRSIRAGSFFEHSKIPLSHWLYVIFLWSIDESNKKVSLMTGLSLRTVITALQRLRDICSLKILHGNLKLGGRGKTIEIDESMFGHKRKYNRGRVGQGTWVFGMVERGTGRALAFRVPNRTRETLVTGLVQKFVEPGTTIISDKFSPYFNLNSIGYIHLMVNHSENFVDPYTGAHSNTIEGVWSQIKRKLKVMNETVKSKLPSYLDEYNWQKCYPGDPFDNLFEAIAEFYPPN; encoded by the coding sequence ATGGCTTTAGTTACTTCTGATCCGACCAAAGGTTTTATAATGGCTGATTCAAAAAGTGCTTTAACtcatttcatcatgaatcaTCACGAGCTACTTACCTTGATCCAAAGCTGCCAGGCTATTTTAACGTTCCTTATGAGTCGTGGCTTGCTGGCTGCTAGGCGTAGATGTTCTTGTGGAAACCAAATGGTTTTACGAGATGATAAATCTGATGACGGTTATCACTGGGAATGTCCAGTCAACAAGTGCAGAAAACGAAGGTCGATAAGAGCTGGCTCTTTTTTTGAACATTCAAAAATCCCACTGTCACACTGGCTCTACGTCATCTTCCTGTGGTCGATTGACGAGTCTAATAAAAAAGTGTCGCTAATGACCGGATTGTCACTTCGTACGGTCATCACGGCACTTCAGAGGCTCCGAGACatctgctctttgaaaattctaCATGGCAACTTAAAGTTGGGCGGCCGAGGAAAAACGATCGAGATTGACGAGTCCATGTTTGGTCACAAACGCAAGTACAATCGCGGGCGGGTCGGTCAAGGCACGTGGGTTTTCGGTATGGTCGAGAGAGGCACTGGACGAGCTCTGGCATTCCGTGTACCGAACAGGACAAGAGAAACATTGGTGACTGGACTAGTGCAGAAGTTCGTCGAGCCTGGAACAACAATAATCTCTGACAAGTTTTCGCCATACTTCAACCTGAACAGTATCGGCTACATACACCTCATGGTCAACCactccgagaactttgttgacccttacACAGGTGCCCACTCTAACACGATAGAAGGTGTGTGGagtcaaatcaagagaaagctgaaggTGATGAACGAGACAGTGAAGAGCAAACTTCCAAGCTACCTCGACGAGTACAACTGGCAGAAATGCTACCCTGGTGATCCGTTTGACAACTTGTTCGAAGCCATCGCAGAGTTCTACCCACCAAACTAA
- the LOC136897653 gene encoding uncharacterized protein, with the protein MAHRILKCTVCGGDHSIFHCENKCGVCHGDNRKCSCSEQPPSKKKKSRKQKQSSGDQQSVADLRKLYDNLQKEHERVGSAFQNLKDQNEELARDLAEREADLEELTNLVSTKDEVIKNAERRLLHAKKLIADLKAEVQSLRSRNDQQEPEQQTPHQQSEAEIGRVNSHSLSSIHSQYAKVLQVIDDNRCSMANAFRLAGCLRSTVRDFVAIPELKIVDHREHHRVIRDHAGSVKELEATCRRRLRSYLPVMANLRREGKLLPLKFDERFYPE; encoded by the coding sequence ATGGCTCATCGAATCTTAAAGTGTACTGTGTGCGGCGGCGAccattctatttttcattgcgAAAATAAGTGTGGTGTCTGCCACGGAGACAATCGTAAGTGTTCCTGTTCGGAGCAGCCtccgagtaaaaaaaaaaagtcgagaaagcAGAAACAGTCCTCTGGTGACCAACAAAGCGTTGCAGATCTCCGCAAGCTGTACGACAACTTGCAGAAAGAGCACGAGCGGGTCGGGTCCGCGTTCCAAAACCTGAAAGATCAGAACGAGGAACTTGCGAGGGACCTGGCAGAACGCGAAGCTGATTTGGAAGAACTGACCAACCTCGTAAGCACAAAGGATGAGGTGATTAAAAACGCGGAGAGAAGACTACTGCATgcgaaaaaattaatagcagaTCTGAAGGCAGAGGTCCAGTCACTTCGTAGCAGAAACGATCAGCAGGAACCTGAGCAGCAGACGCCGCACCAACAGTCAGAGGCAGAGATAGGCCGCGTGAACTCCCATAGCCTCTCCAGCATTCACAGTCAGTACGCGAAGGTCCTTCAGGTCATTGACGACAACCGCTGCAGCATGGCCAATGCGTTCCGTCTCGCTGGATGTCTGAGGAGTACTGTCCGGGACTTCGTCGCGATTCCAGAGCTAAAGATCGTGGACCATCGAGAGCACCATCGTGTTATCAGAGACCATGCTGGCTCTGTAAAAGAATTGGAAGCGACCTGCAGAAGAAGACTTCGGAGCTATCTTCCAGTCATGGCTAACCTGCGGCGTGAGGGGAAGCTGTTGCCTCTGAAGTTTGATGAGCGTTTCTACCCGGAGTAA